In Erigeron canadensis isolate Cc75 chromosome 1, C_canadensis_v1, whole genome shotgun sequence, a single window of DNA contains:
- the LOC122583879 gene encoding trafficking protein particle complex subunit 1 — MQFFGGSDISPASPAVPPSTTTGGPGNNANMIYIFNRNGVCLLYREWNRPLRTLDSNQDHKLMFGLLFSLKSLTAKMDPSSGDKGNLGVPQLPGQGCSFHSFRTNTYKLSFMESPSGIKIILVTHPKTSDLRESLKYIYNLYVEYVVKNPLYSPGSPIRSELFNTTLDQYVRGLG; from the exons atgcaGTTTTTCGGAGGTTCAGACATAAGCCCAGCATCACCGGCGGTACCACCGTCCACCACCACCGGAGGACCAGGAAACAATGCAAACATGATTTACATCTTCAACAGAAACGGTGTCTGTCTGCTTTACAGAGAATGGAATCGCCCACTCCGTACTCTCGATTCCAATCAAGATCATAAACTCATGTTTGGTCTCCTTTTCTCTCTTAAATCCCTCACTGCCAAAATGGATCCTTCCag TGGGGATAAAGGGAATCTTGGAGTGCCTCAATTACCTGGACAAGGTTGTTCTTTTCATAGTTTTCGTACTAATACTTATAAGTTAAGTTTCATGGAGAGTCCTTCTGGAATTAAG ATTATACTTGTTACGCATCCTAAGACTAGTGATTTAAGAGAGTCTTTGAAATATATTTACAATTTGTATGTTGAGTATGTTGTCAAGAATCCGCTTTACTCTCCCGGAAGCCCAATCAG